The sequence below is a genomic window from Oncorhynchus nerka isolate Pitt River linkage group LG7, Oner_Uvic_2.0, whole genome shotgun sequence.
GATGACCAAATACATACTTAAACATGCAGTCATACTCCACAAAGGATAGCCTATAAAATTCACTCAAAACAGTATATGGTTTGCGCTCTTGCGAACTCCATTGCTCATTGTCAAGCCATGACAATCATTGACATAAGAATTGGCATGATAGCACATACAGACGGGCCCTCAGGCTGAACCACACCGCACACAGAGATTTATATATTTGAACTTTTTTTTTGTGTAAGTCACTTATTCCTGGACCAAAACATTCTGCAAAGTTTGTTTTGAGTGTATTGAAAATGTAACAAGTGGTGTATATTTAATCAAATTCAGAGAACAAAATACGCAAGATACCTatcaaattaaaaaaattaaataaagtaATACTATATCCAAATAAACAGCAGTAAGGACAAGGCCTGAGATACACAGGTAAAAGCATGAATAGTGTTGTTATCCAACAGTACAATCATATTTTAGGCACTGAAGTCCACTCTAGTGTGAAATCAAACCATGAATATAGCCTACGAAGTGTAAAAATAAGTATCTATAAGATTCTAGACTAGTTCTATTCCAAGTTAAATACACAAGATCGGAAAATTTTGACAGAATGTATTTGAGTAAACTGCTGTGCAGCAATCACTGTTCTCTTTCAGAAAATGTTGGTTGGTCCTTTGGGGTGATGTAAGTTTCCTTTAACAATCAGTCTTTAAGATAGAGGACACAGAAACCTTGGTATAAAACTCTTTAgtaataaaatgcaattgcagacagttTTGCATACAGAATacctcagtagtctatagtaaacATCTGTGTGGCGAAACAAGAGACAACACTCTTTATACAACCTACCGTCAATCATATCTTAACATTGTTATACAAAGTCTCTAAAATGAGAAAAACATGTCTAGACAGTGGTTTCTCACTCTACTATCTCGGCCTTGAGGCTGTGTGACTGTCAGCAGATGCAGACAATTCTCAGCCTGAGAACTAAAGCAGTACATCTCCATTTACCCAGTACTTTTCCATCACTGAGCATTGCAAGCATACAAAGGTCATCACATATATACAGTAATCATGGCATTGGTGTAGCCCCACATCCGACCCCCAGGGTAACCCTCACATAAAAGGTGGAGGTTATTAGCActttaacctggtcccagatctgtttgtgcttccATTACACCTTGTCAAGCCAAATGTTTGACATGACTACAAGTTGGCATGATggaacaaacagactggcactcaggctagcaCAACTAGATTGAAATCTACAATTTAATATATTAAACTATGCATACAAAATATATATTAATGCATTTTAATTGATCATAACATACAATATCCTTCCTAGAACAGCCAGCAATAATATGTTGTTAGTGAATCCTAATTGTATTCTGTTCGCGATTTCCGTTCCTATAGGCAGCAGTATCTGCCCTCTTCCTGTGCATTTGCAGGGTTTTACAGACATTACTTCTTTAATATATTCTTTTTTTCTATCCAGCATAATTTGTTCCCTTATCTATGCATCAAACATTTGGTCTCTGAAATATCCATGTCCTCCTACGTGGTCATTCCCAGGAACATTAAGCCTCAAACACTTAAATCAATTCCTAGTTCAAATGTCAAGTCCAAACAGCTGCTTCAACAAGTTAGCATATCAACCATCAGGCCAGCTTGCTACCAGCATTGTGACAGTGAGTCAGTCCACTCAAGAGAAGATGTCCTTTTCAGCACGTGTTACTTGACAAAAATAACAAAAAgtgaaagaaaaaaaataagtATTGTAAGAGTCTTTACCTCCCTGTAGTTACATGATATTGTAACAGAGCATAATTTATCCAACTGTAGTTGTGCAATACCAATACAATACTCAAGTCTCATTAGGGACAGACTGGCCATAGGACCATCTTAAGCCCATTATGTGGGCTTGTCTAAATGATCGTTTGGCTAATAATGGGTGCCGAGAGACACAGAAAAGGGCCGGTGTGATAGAAACGCAGGGGGAAATGTATGGTCCCAGTCCGTCCACAAGTTTCATTAAAGAGAAAGAATGTGAGTCAAAATGTCATAGtcaatgctgctgctgctccaggtTCTCCAGATAGATCTGTGCTGCTAATCCTTAGAACCAGAGGCCTTCGTTCTCAAAAGGTGCTAATCCTTAGAACCAGAGGCCTGCGTTCTCAAAAGGTGCTAATCCTTAGAACCAGAGGCCTGCGTTCTCAAAAGGTGCTAATCCTTAGAACCAGAGGCCTTCGTTCTCAAAAGGTCCTAATCCTTAGAACCAGAGGCCTTCGTTCTCAAAAGGTGCTAATCCTAAGAACCAGGTTGCGTTCCAactctccacccttctcccaaagtgtgcacttgtcTTGCACACTCCCAGTATTTAAAAGCATTGGATCCATGTAGGGCATAAGCATCATCTgagaagagtggaggaagggagggatacaAGCAGAGTGTGTTTAGCCCTCTGAAGGGGAACGGAGGGGGACACAGCCGTCCATTTCCAGAGACTCAGGCCAGCCTTCGTACTTGTTACTGTTCTTACTGTTCTTCATACGctggggggggtgagagagagacacaggcagagagagagggcatgaaCATTAGGCTTTACAGAACAAACACACTGACAGAGCCATAGATATAACAGAGTTACGAGCAGAGCTATGAGGAGAACAGTGAGTGTACAGATACGTCATCACGCGTAATCACAGAGGTCACGTATCCTTATCTCATGCACACGTAGATGTACAAGCACATCCAATTATAAACGACGCAACTACGCTGGATAGCCATTTTGCTTGGCGCTCTTGCGTTGTTCGTACGGTATAAATGATATATAGTTTAGGCTTTAAGTAAAGGTAGTCTACCTGTTCGAATGGACTCTTGTTCTCGATGCCCTTGGCTCCTAAAAACACCCAGCTGTCTCTGAAGGTGAGCTCCTTCACTGCTGTGCTACCCAGCTCCTCAAACAGACGACGAGCCTCGTCATTTAATCTGCCGCGGGTgttaggagagggagacagacagtcgCAGTAAAGTAAGCTAGCTAGATGAATGTCCATTTTGAGTTTGGGAAGCCCTGCCATACAGTACAACATACCATTTTTGTATAGTTTAACACCAAACATAATTTTCACTTAGTAATGTTTACAATTGTAAGAATAGACTGGTAGATTTATCAGTCGTCaatatgttcaatttggttttgTTAAGCATTTTGCAAGATTGTGGTGACTGTAAAACAACCCCTttagtgctgtgtgtgtgagtcatgtGCCATGAAGCGTAATATTATAACCACACAGCTCTGAAAGCATTGCACAGGACTGGGGCTCACTTAGTAATGTCCATGCTAGACTCTTACTTTGTGGCAGGATCGTCAAAGGAAGCTACAAACACAAGTGTTCCCTCATGTAAAGGTAGGAGATACTTCAACAGGTCAGTAACATCTGAGAATGGAAGACAGATGGGTAGGATGAAGCCTATTAGAGTACCTGTATTTAACTGAGCAATATGTAGAGGGGCGTTAAAGCCACTTTTAACCTCTTGTACAGTGAAAATATTGAAGATAATGATGTATAAAATAAACATAATCATTTAAATATTATGAACATGCACCAGTATATAAAGGTGTTTAATCCTCTTACCTCCTGCCCACATATCAAATGCTTTTGTGTCCAAGAGCTCTCCAGATACCCCTGATGAGCAGAAACATTAATTAATTTAAAGTTAGCAATCTGTGCAACAGTCAAGTCAAAATCACAACTGCACAAATTAACTTGAAACATAACTTTGAACAATTTGTCAGAGATGATTCTAATTACCATTTACTAAAGCAATGTTTAGTCCTCTACCAACATTGTTGTTGACACTGCTGACAAGgctgagggagagaaaaggaaaggTTGGAGGAACCGTAAGTACCAACACTTTACCTAGGTTGGTTACCGTACTACCGgtaactaggaacacaagcatttggctacacccgcaataacatctgctaaatatgtataTGTGAACAATAAAATGTGATAATTTACTGGTTAAATTTAAGATGATCATAAACCCATTGTAGGCAGTAGATGAAAGATGAGATTAGAGCTACTAAACTTTCAGGAAACTAACCCCTGAAGAGTTCATCTATACATTGTTACACTCCGACAATGAAGGAGcaaccatagacagacagaaagacgaTACAGACAAAACCACTCCTTCTGTCATTTTTGGCAAGATGgcccaaacagatctgggatcaggctaatgAAGGAAAGCAAAATAAGACAAATACTTGCATTCAGCTCTTCAGACAAACTTCAGGGTTAAGATGATATGATGGCAGAAAGAGTTCATGAGAAATAAAAGGAAACGGAGACAAgctggagagagtgagatggttGGTGGTGACATTGATACATTGGTGTAAGAAGTGTGATGGCCCCGATGATGTACAATTATTCTCACATCTTATCCTCCAGGCAGATTTTGGGCCCAATGACGTTGGCGGCTCCAGAGACGATGCGGAAAGCCAGATGTTTCTGAGGACAGGGAGCCGACAGACCACACTTGTACCTGTGTGGTTTGGGCTCTGGAAGAGAGGACACACAAATTAGCACATTAGAATGAAAGCGTACCCAAGCTGGGAATATGGTGCTCAACTGAGGGACATAGATTAGCACTGTCCCACTGACATTGAAATGTTTAGGTTCCAAAAGGATTACTTTTTGTCATTGCCACTGTAAATAAacttctcacataccagctgttgGCTCCTCGTTTGTCCCTGTAGAAAATATAGATATGAGTTAATGTTGACCTATcctgttttctcctatcacagccattcaaacTAACTGTTTTCGTCTCCATTGGCCgctgtgaaatccctgagcagtttccttcctctccggcaactgaattAGGAAGAAGGCCTGCAACTCTGTAGTGAGAGGGTGTACTGATACCCAATCCAAGAGGGTAATTCATAACCTCACCACTCTCAGAGATATTCAACGTCTGCTTTTTAAAAATGATAAATCTACCATTAGGTACCCTTCTTTGAGAGGCATTGGATAACCtccctagtctttgtggttgaatctgtatttgaaattcactactcgactgaGGAACTTCACaggtaattgtgtgtgtgggatacagagataAGATAGTTATTCAAAAATTCATGCAACTTATtaagcacatgtttactcctgaacatatttagccttgccataacaaaggggttaaatacttgACTCAAAACACCTGTTTTCTATTTGCAATTCATTTATAAAAATGTCAAATGACAActccactttgatattatggggtattgtgtgtagaccagtgacaaaaAATAATCTACATTTACTAAATTTTAaagtcaggctgtaacaacaaaatgtggaaaaaaatcaaggggtgtgaatagtgaCGGCACTAAGTGTGGTGATAACATCGTATTCcaaatcagatcaaatgttagtcacatgtcccgaatacaacaggtatacaacaggaacttacagtgaaatgcttacttacaagcccttaaccattgCATTGTGacgtccctggcaattcccagccctagtctATTAAAAACTGTCAGAAGTAGGTTTTGGTCTGAAGCCGAAAAAGGGAAATTCACAAGcgccacaatgcctactccaccaactgtagtaggtcaaagctaTTTTTAGTCTATTGTACTTCAAACAATGTCTATgcaggttgcttaggattcaaaccttctcaaacagcctaattcatACTCTTCAGTGTCCTGCTATTAAaatagtgtacacacacacaattatctttcaaaacattagaaacttattcctaatattgagttgcactcccttttgccctcagaacaggctCAATTTGTTGtggcatgaactctacaaggtgttgaaagcagtccagatgctggcacatgttgactccaatgcttcccacagttgtgccaagttCTGGTAGTGCATCTCTACACCGAATATCtcgttccatctcatcccacagACGCTCAATTGGATTGATGTTCGTGGAACCATTCCTGGACAATTCTAGCCTTGTGGCAAGGGGCATTATCCTGCTGAACAATCCATTAGCAGATGGATATACTGCTGCCATGAAGGGATGCACCTGATTGGCAATGAATTCAAAAAATACCCCACACGATCATCACCAGCCTACAACGTTGACACTTGGCATGATGAATGCATGTACTGATGTGGTTCTCTCCATACCCTAGTGCTCTCATAAGCATGAAACAGCAGGAACTGAGATTCATCAGATAAGGCAAAGGTCAGGCAAGCAATAATGTAGGCTTTGTTTAACCTTGGGGTTTCCAACCTTGGTGCACCCATCCCCCAGGCTATTGTGTTTAAAACTTGGGATGGCGACTTCAGGTTTTCAGGTATACATTGAATTACTCATTTTAGATGAACAATACCCATTGCATGTATTATACATTAGCAGCGTGACAGTTTCTCATTGTTCGGTGTTGACTATGAATTTTATTTAGCTAGCTGTACTTTGTGGAAGAATGTGGGATCGCTAGATTGTCAACTAGGGCTGACCTCAACCAACCGATCGGTTGTTTGGTTGATAGGCTGtcggtcgaccaagattttttGTAAAGCAGtcgccaatatatttatttttcttaGCCCTTAGACTAATCCACTGAGGCCGCAGTGAGGCCATGGTCCAAGAAAAAGGTGAGTGTTACATGGATGCACAACGCACGTCTCTTTCGcctgaaatgacatacccaaaacgAACTGCCtgtagcaaggatatgcatattcttggtaccatttgaaaggaaacacttggaagtttgtggaaatgtgaaaggaatgtaggagaacgCATTAGATTTGGTAAAACAAAGAAAAAGCCAACTGTTTTTTggaccatcatctttgaaattcaagagaaaggccataatgtattattccagcccaggtgcaatatagattttggccactagatggcagcagtgtatgggcaacgttttagactgatccaatgaatcattgcatttctgttcaaaatgttcaaaaaagacTGCCTAATTTGATTATTAATAGCTTTATGTTAAAAACTGTAcactctcaaacaatagcattgtattatttcactgtaatagcaactgccaatatcagatatgtctacgtCCTGGGAAATGGTCTTGTTAATTACAACCTTacgctaatcgcattagcctactaTAGCGCaactgtcctgcaggggacccaccgatcctgaaTTAGTTTTAAGGTCCTTGTCCTGTTGCATTTACCACAGGCGGAcaccaatcaaattgtagaaacaccACCAAGAcgttcaatggaaacaggatgcacctgaactcaattgaagtcttatgtaaataaggtatgttttttcTTTATACAttcaaacataaaaaataaaaaaatgtttttgctttgtcattatggggtagtgtgtagattgatgagaaaaaatatatgttatcaattttagaataaggctgtaacgtaaaacaatctagaaaaagtaaaggggtctgaatatttcccAAAGGCACTGTACTATTGTGGGGGCTAGACGTCAGATAGTAAGGTTGTCGTCGTCTTACCACTGAAGAAGTGTTTGGCCACCAAGTTGCTGTCCCCTCCAAGTATGGAGCTGGCTAACACCCAGGTGAGGCCCACCAATAGCAGCACAGCAACAGCTCGCAGAGGCCctggcacacagacacattccATTAGAATAGGCTCTTTCTCAGCAACAATACATGACATTCATTAGATACAACTAAAAAGACAGCTGGACACACTCTCACAGACAAGACACACTCCTACCTGCCAATCTCATGATTTATTTTCTTCAGAAGCTAAGGCAGACAGACCGGCAAGTAGTGCTACAGAAAACAATGAGAATAATATAGTCATGTTAGAAAGAACATGGGCTTTTCTGGTAATTTCGTGGCAGTTTCACTGAAGTAACATGTTTGAAAACATTAAAAGGATACTTTTGAGCAAATTACAGGAATCTCTATCAATGATACAATTTGGCAAGCAAGCAAGATAGTTATTTCGAGATGCATTCGACAAGACAAAGGCAAAAAGTGGAAAGGCGCCCACTGCAATGAGAGCAAAAAGGAAACACCCACTGTTATTTATTCCAAGGCAAACTCATCTAGATTTCCTTCGTGAAAATTCACCTTTCCTGGCAAGACAAACTTGGACACTAAAATATGATTTGGGAGGCTTAGTTCAGCGTCTGTAGTGTTTGCATCGTTCCAGTTACGACAAGCACGTAGAAATTATCTTAATTTCTTCAAGCGTGCGATCTTGCTGATTATAGTTTTGAGCGTTTCATTCTCTGTGATGTCAGCCTCGAGTCTGTGCGCATGCGTCTTTCCACTGTTATGCCGCGTTCAAACCAACTCAGAACTCGGAAAAATACGAATTCAAATCACAAagtcagtgattttcaggtcgGAACGTCTGAGCTCCAGAAAGAGACAGGAGTAACCGAGTTAGATTTTTTTCCGAGTTCCTAGTTTTGAACACACTGAAGTCGGAAGTCCGCGATTTCCGAgatcccagttgttttgaacgcggcattgCTCCCatgtgtatacagtacatacagtaaatTATTGGTTACTCATTAAGGTGCCTCCACGCGTCATACATTTTGTTCATGTTATGATGGGGGGGGGATATCACCACCCAATTAATTACATAAACTATACTACGGAGGCAGAATAGATTACAAAATTATATGGTAAACTGTCTTATGAACAGCTCGAGCTCTAATGTGGTAATATTATTCCATAGAATTGGGAATTAGAATACTAATAATTATTAGTAATTTAATAATACAATAATGTTATAAAAGGATCTCTATCGATTATTCTCTCTGTAGCGTGGGCACGAGCAGATGCGCGTTAACAGCATTAGTCGGATTCCGTCAAGATGGCCGCCTCCAGTGCAGTGATATCAATGTCCAAAATCATTAAACCCATTTGGGGTGGACGGTTGGCAACGACAGCAAAAGTAAGACAGAGTTTTATGATTCACAGTTATGATGGCAAATAAACTACATACAACATGATTGAGAGAAATTGTGTTTCTGGGCTATAATACAAGGTCATTTCTGGTTAGCATTAGCAAGAAGCGCATGTCACTATCAGTGATAACCAATATCCCTCCCATTGCTACTTTCTCATTTTACATGCATACGGTATACTGTATTGTTGCTTATCTCTAGAAAGACCCAAAGGGACTCACCGACCACGTGAACCACAAGTTGAGTTATCTAACGCCCTGTCCTGTTCTTCTGTTTCCTGAGGTATTTGGAGCCACAGTGAGCAGTCGCAGAGAGAAGTCAACAGTAGTGAGTGCCCATCTGGGAACCTGCATCAGATAGGCTATCTGTGGTGGTTTgagtaggcctactgtagctagATCGTGTGAATGTGCAGAGAGTACAGTTACATGGAAACCAACCCGATGTGGAATTGCGTTGAATTCTACTTCAGGCAGAAATTAGCGTTAAATAAAAGCCAGACTGTTAAATACAATTAAATGTTAACTCATTTTAGGGTGGTCCTTTTGCAGGTAGGAATGTGAGAcaatactgtaatgaaacagcagggagcagg
It includes:
- the LOC115125587 gene encoding protein FAM3A-like, translating into MRLAGPLRAVAVLLLVGLTWVLASSILGGDSNLVAKHFFSGTNEEPTAEPKPHRYKCGLSAPCPQKHLAFRIVSGAANVIGPKICLEDKILVSSVNNNVGRGLNIALVNGVSGELLDTKAFDMWAGDVTDLLKYLLPLHEGTLVFVASFDDPATKLNDEARRLFEELGSTAVKELTFRDSWVFLGAKGIENKSPFEQRMKNSKNSNKYEGWPESLEMDGCVPLRSPSEG